The DNA sequence CCCGACTGCGTCGTCTTCGAGGTCGACCGGCCGGGTGTGCTCGACTTCAAGCAGCGGGTGCTCACCCGGCTCCCGGCCGCCCCGAAGGCGCGGCGCACCACCGTCCCCGTCGACCTGCGCGACGACTGGGTGACCGCCCTGACCGCGGCCGGCTTCGACCCGGCCGCCCCGAGCGTGTGGCTCGCCGAAGGGCTGCTCTTCTATCTGCCGGGCCCCGCCGAGACCTACCTCGTCGACACGGTGGACCGGCTCACCACCCCGGGCAGCGCGCTGGTCTTCGAGGCCAAGCTGGAGAAGGACCTGCTGGCGTACCGCGACAGCCCGATCTACACGGCGACCCGGGAGCGGGTCGGCATCGACCTGCTCGGCCTCTTCGACCCGGGGCCGCGCCCCGACTCCGCGGGCGACCTGCGGACCAGGGGCTGGTCGACCTCGACGCACACGCCCTTCGACTTCACCCGCCGGCTGGGGCGCGGCCCCCTCCCCGAGCCGAACGACGCGCTGGAGGGGAACCGCTGGGTCTTCGCGCACAAGCTCCGGCCCTGACGGCGCGCACGGGCGGCGGCACGGGACGGCGGCCGTCCCGTGCGCGCCCCGGGCCGGGCCCGCCGGGTCAGGCCCGGGCGCCCACCAGCCGGTCGCCCGGGATGCCGGCCAGGTCCGGCGCGTAGTAGTCCCGGATGCCGTCGGCCCACACCGCCACGGTGACGCGGTCCTCGGCGTCCGGGCCGAACGCGTCGAAGAGCGCGTGGATGTTGTCCTCCGCGAAGCCGATCGCCTTCATCAGCGACACGAACCGCGGACGCTCGATCAGTCCGTCCCCGTCGGGGTCGCCGAGCACGGACAGCGCGTCGGCGAACTCGGCGATCGTGGTCCCGAAACGGTCGGGGTCGAGCACGAACGGACGGAACTCCTCGACGCTGATCACCCCGTCGCCGTTGGCGTCCAGCTCCGTCAGCTTCGTCCACCAGCGGCGGAACGAGACCCGCAGGGCCTCCCTGGCGCCGTCGTCGGAGTCGACCGCCACATCGAGGACCCGTCCCGTCATCAGGTCGAAGTCCTCGGAGTCGAGGACTCCGTTGCCGTTGGCGTCGAAGAGGGAGAAGACCAGTTCGGCCCGCTCGGCAGCCTCAGTACGCATGTCCGTCACCTGTCTCCTGCGGTCCGTCGATCACGGACCTGGCTCGATGAGTGCGCCCTGCACAACCGCCGCGGACCGCCGGACGTGACGGCGGGGACGGCCGCGGTACCGGAAGGAGTGATGCGTCCCCGAACATCCCCGGAGCCCGCACACCGGCGCCGCGGCCCCGCCGGGACCGCCCGCCCCGGGCGCGCCTTAGGGGTGCGGGCCGCCCGTTAGGGGTGTGCCGGACGCCCGCCGGTCGGTAGCGTCGGACTCCCGGCCTCCGTGCCGGTGACAGGGACACGATGCGCCGCGGGCGGCCGTCGGGGGAGCGCGGGAGGTTACAGGTGGCCGGGTCCGAGGTCCGCCGGCTGCTGGCGATCAGCGATCTGCACGTGGTGTACGCCGAGAACCGTGCCCTCGTCGAACGGCTCCGCCCGGAGAACGACGGCGACTGGCTCATCGTCGCGGGCGACGTCGGCGAGTACGCCGCCGATGTCGAATGGGCCCTCGACCTGCTGCGGCGCCGCTTCGCCAAGGTCATCTGGACGCCCGGCAACCACGAACTCTGGACGCCCCGCGACGACGAGGTGCAACTGCGCGGCGAGGCCCGCTACCGGCACCTGGTGGAGCTGTGCCGCCGCCTCGGCGTGGTGACACCCGAGGACCCGTACCCGGTCTGGGACGGCGGGGGCGAACCCGTCCTGATCGCGCCCCTGTTCGTCGGCTACGACTACAGCTGGCGGCCCGCCGGCACCCGGACCCGGGACGAGGCACTGGCCCTGGCGGAGGAGCGCGGCGTCGTCTGCACCGACGAGTTCTTCCTCCACCCCGACCCGCACCCGCGCCGCGACGACTGGTGCCGGGCCCGCGCCGCGCTGACGAGACGGCGGCTCGACGAGGAGCGCGACGGGCTGCCCACCGTGCTCGTCAACCACTACCCGCTGGTCAGGGAACCGACCAGGATCCTGCGGTACCCCGAATTCGCCCTGTGGTGCGGCACCGACCTGACCGCCGACTGGCATCTGCGCTACGACGCCCGCGCGGTCGTCTACGGCCACCTCCACATCCCCCGCACCACCTGGCACGACGGTGTGCGGTTCGAGGAGGTGTCGGTCGGCTACCCGCGGGAGTGGCGGCGCCGTTCCGGGCCGCCGGCCCGGCTCCGCCCCGTGCCCACCGGGCCGGTGGCGCAGCCGTCCTGACCGCACCCCGGCCGGACGCCCCGCTCCCGCAGCCGCGCCCGCCGCCCCGGAGACGTCCGCCGGTCCGCGTCCCGGAGTCGTCCGCCGGCCCGCGTCCGGGCAATGCACGGACCGCCGTTGTCGCGCGACACACACAGATGAAAGACTTGGTAAAGACCGGACGGGGAAGATCGACGGAAAGGCCGACGCAGAAGCGGCGTGTCACGCGCCACCCTGCCCCGGCCGGTGAACAGGCTGACCAACGGGGACACCGCGCGACGAGGCATCCGGTCTCGGAGCCGCGGGTGGAGAGGCTGACACGCACAGTGCTCGTGCAACGCGAGGAACAACTGGCCGGGCTGCGGCGGATGTACCGGACCTCCCGGGAACTGGGGCGCGGCCAAGTGGCCCTCCTGAGCGGGCCCGTGGGCAGCGGCAAGACCGAGGTGCTGGAGGTCTTCGGCGAGTGGGCGGCCGCGATGGGCGCCCGGGTGCTGCGCGCCGCCGGCTCCCGCGCGGAGCGCGACATCCCGCTGGGCGTGATCTGGCAGCTCCTGCACAGCGCGCCGCTGGAAGCCGCATCCCTCGCCCAGGCCGACGAACTCATCGAGACCGCGTTCGACCGCCTCAACCGGGCCGCCGGGGCGGTCGAGGAACTCCCCCCGGGCGACGACCTGTGGGCACGGGTCCTGCACGCCGTGTTCACCTCGCTGACCGGCCTGGACGACGCAGCCCCCCTGACCGTCGCCGTGGACGACCTCCATCACGCGGACGCCGCCTCGCTCCACTGCCTGCTGTACGTGATCCGGCGGTTCCGGCGCGCCCCCGTCACGATCGTGCTCGCCGAGACCACCACCCTGCGCCCCGCCCATCCCCTGTTAAGGGCGGAGCTGTTCAGCCAGCCCTCCTTCCGGCGCTACACCCTGCCGCTGCTCAGCGCCGAGGCCGTCGCCCGGCTCGTCCTGCGCGACGCCGAGGGACGCGGCGGAACCTCGGCCCGCGAGACGGCCGCCGGCCTCCTCGGCGTCACCGGCGGCAACCCGCTCCTGCTGCGCGCCCTGCTCGACGAGCAGGCGGGCGGCCCGGGAGGGGACGGCACCTACGGGCCGGTGCCCGGCGACGCCTTCGACCAGGCGGTGCTGCGCTGCCTCTACCGCCACGAGCCCGTCGTCCGGCAGGTGGCACGCGCCCTGGCCGTACTCGACCGGAGGGCGTCCGCCGAACTGATCGGCCGGCTCCTCGGCGTCCCGCCGGACTTCACCGCCCCGGCGATGCGACTGCTGCGCGGCGCCGGCCTCACCGAGGCGGGGCGGCTGCGCCATCCGCGGATCCTGGACCTGATCATCTCCGACATGCCCGCCGAGGAACGGCGGCGGCTGCACCGGCTGGCCGGCGAGACGCTGCACGAACGGGGCGCGGAGGCGGGCGAGATCGCCCGTCACCACCGCGCCGCCGCGTGGACGGACACCCCGTGGGCGGCGCCCGCGGGGGCGGACGGCGCCGAGGAGCAGGTGTCCCACGGCCGGTCGGACCCGGCCGCGGAGCCGACCCGTCACACCGGCGGGCAGCCGGGCGGCGGCGAGAGTGACGGCGACGGCGACGTGCTCAGCGAGGCGGAACGGCGCGTCGCCGAACTGGCCGCGCGGGGGGACACGAACCGGCAGATCGCCCGAACGCTGTTCGTCACGGTGAGCACCGTCGAGCAGCATCTGACCCGGGTCTACCGGAAGCTGGACGTCAGGCGGCGCACCGACCTGCCCGAGCACCTGAACGCCTGCCGCGGCCGTGCGCAGGAGCCGGCCCGGGACTGCGCCCCGGGGCCGCTCGCCACCCCGCCCGGGATCAGCGGCCCGCCTCCTGGAGCCCCGCCGCCCCGCGGATGACGACCGGCCGGTGCCGGGCCGCCCGACGGGCACGACCCCGGGGCCAGAGCCTCGACGGTCACGGCACCGGGGCCAGGGCCCGACGGGCACGGCCCCGGTGGCCGACCGGAAACCGGCCGGCCACCGGGGCCGTGACGAGGGGACGGGGGAGCAGGAACGCGGGGGAGAGGGGGAGAGGGGAGGAGAGCGGCGTCAGGGAGAGTTGCCCACCCACGAGAGCAGGCTGGCCGGCAGATCCGAGCGGCTGTTGATCCGCAACTTGCGGTAGACCCGCGTCAGATGCTGCTCCACGGTGCTCACCGTGACGAACAGCTTCCTGGCGATCTCCCGGTTGGTGCAGCCCTGAGCGGCGAGCGAGGCGACCCGGCGCTCCGCGTCGCTGAGGTCGACGATCGCCGGATCGTCCGCCGGGGACACCTCCCCGGGGGAGACGTTCGCCTGGCACGTCTCCTCCGGCGGACCCTGGCGCTGCCCGGGCAGCGCCACCAGCACCTGACCGGCGAACTGCTGCGCCCGGCGGCCGAGCACCCGGGCGTGGGAGTACTCGCCGAGGGCGTGCTGGGCGTGGCTCAGCGCGGCCAGGGTCTCGGCCAGCTCCAGCCGGTCCCCGGAGGCCTGGAGCAGGTCGACCGCCTCCCGCAGGATCGGCGGCCGGCTGCGCAGCTCGCTGGAGGCGGCGAGCACTCGCAGCGTGATGCCCCGGGTGCGGGCGTTCTGGGTGCCCAGCCGCGCCCCCTGGTCGGCGGCGAGCGTGCCCGCGGAGAGCCCGCCCGCCAGCCGGGCCGCGGCGAGGTCGGTGCGCCACGGCACCAGGCCGGGAAGGTCCGAGCCCCAGCGGCGCATCAGGTCCCCGCAGGCCTCGAAGTCCTCCATCGCGGCCTCGTGGCTGCCGCACGCCAGGTAGTAGTGGCCGCGGGCGCGCCGGTAGTGCAGACCGATCGTCGTCTGGAACATGGCGTCCGGCACCGCCATGTTCAGATGGCTGAGCGCCTGTTCGTTCTCGCCCGCCCGGGTCGCGGTCGTGATCAGGACGGACAGCGGGATGCCGATCAGAATGCCCAGCCCCCGGGGCGGGATCTGCCGCAGACAGGTGCGCGCGTACCGCTCCGCCGCGGCCAGGTCGCCCTGACGCTGGCTCACCATCGCCCGCAGCCCGTAGAGCACGGCCAGCCAGGCGGGCGCCGACCGCCGCCGCGCCTCGCTCAGCAGACGGTCGCACCAGGACGCCGCCGCGTCCAGACAGTCCGCGAAGACCAGCGTCTCCAGCGCGATCATGATCGGGTAGAGGGTGTAGTCCTCCAGGCGGCAGCTCTGCAGCAGCGCCTTGGCGTCGGCCACGACGTCGTCGGTGTACCCGGACGCGTAGACGGTGTGCACGATGCCCGCCGCCAGGGTCCTCGGCTCGGCCGCGGTCACGGACCGTGCCGACGAGGCGGCCGGCGGCTCCTTCACCGGCTCGACCACACCCGGGTACCAGTACGCCAGCGCCATCCGCGCGTTGTACAGCGGCACCGAGGGACCGTCGGCCCTCCCGGCCCCGGCCGACGCCTCGACCCCGGTCAGCACCGCCTCCGCCTCGGCGGGCCGGCCGTACCACTCCAGGGGAGCGACCAGCTTCAGCGCGTCCTCGGGGGAGAGCTGCCCGGAACGGAAGGCGTCCAGGAGCCTGTCCACATGGTGTTCGGCGAAGACGGGGTCGAGCCGCCACTTCGTCCGCGCCAGCAGGGCGTCGATCCCCACCCGGGCACGCGGGTCGGTCTTCTCGCGGGTGGCCAGCCGCAGACAGTCGAGGGCCAGGCCGCTGTCGTCCTGCGCCAGCGCCTGCTCGGCCGCCTTCAGCAGGACCCGCACCGAACCGGGCGGTGTGGGCCGGCGCGCGGCCACCCAGTGCCGTGCCACCCGCACCGGCGCCGCACCCGCCTGGTCGAGCAGTCCGGCGACCCGGGCGTGCAGCGCGACCCGCTCCCGGGGCTCCATCAGGTCCAGCACCACCTCGCGGGAACGCCGGTGACGCAGCCGGCCGTCGGCGATCAGACCCGCCTCGGTGGCGGCCTCCACGGCCCACTCGGTGGCGGACGTCGTCCAGTCCAGCAGCTCGGCCAGGAAGGCGACGGGCACCGCCTCGTCCAGCGCGGCGACGGCGCGCACCACCGGCAGCAGGCTCGGGTCGCTGCGCATCAGGCAGTTCAGCACCGCCTGCCCGAAGATGTGCCCGGAGGCCGGGAGCGACGTCTCGGGATGACCGGCCTGCCGGCGCGCCTGCGCCGCCCGCAACTCCTCGACGAGGGCCATGAGCAGCAGCGGACTGCCGCCGGTCGCCTCGTACAGGCTCGCCGGGGTGTTGTCCCGCAGGTCGACGGCCTCGGCCCGCAGCACGGCGGCGACGCCCACCGGGGACAGCATGTTGAGACGGATGAGCTGGCGGTGCGGCTGGCTGAGCAGCTCGGCCCAGATCATCGGCCGCGCCGGCCGGACGGTGGTGTTGTCGTTCAGCACGACGAGGACGGGCGCGTGGTCGATACGGCGCACCAGATACCGAAGGCACTCCAGGGAGTCCGCGTCCACGAAGTGGGCGTCGTCGACCCCGATCAGCAGGGGCGCCCGTTCGGCCGCGGCCAGGATGATGCCGGTCAGACCGTGCAGCACGGGCACGTCGACCTGGGGCCTCGCCTCGTCGCCGCCGTCCTGCAGCATGGAGGTGAGGGCGCCGGCCTCCAGCAGCCGCTGGGCGCGGGCGGCCTCCTCGTCCCGCAGGTCCAGCCCGGCGAAGATCTGGGTCATCGCCCCCATCGGGATGGTCTGTTCGGCCTGGGAGCCGGTGGCGCCGACGTGGGCGACCCCGGCGACGGCCGCCTCGCGCACCAGGCTTCTGAGGAGTTCGGTCTTGCCCACTCCCACCGGGCCGCGGATGACCACCGACCCTCCGGCTCCGCTGACGCATGCGGCGAGGGACGCGCGCAGTACCGCGAGTTCGGCATCCCATTCGACACGGACCATGGACACTCTCCCCGTGAGCTCACCTGTGGCCACCGGTTTTTCCCTCCGCACCCCACGCATGGTGGTGGTGGCCCGCACAATCACTGCGGCTCGATGCCGCGATCTGCAGGGTGCGAGGTATTGAGCGCTAGGACGCGGGCGCATTTCGATACGTCCGGAAAGTATCGGGAACGCGCCGTTTCCGTGGGGTTCCCCGAAAGTGAACCCACGGTGAATCAGGGAATTCGCCGTGCGGCGAATTCGTCCTCGCGGCCGCTTCCGGCCGCCTCCCGCCGCTTCCGGCCGCGGATTTCGGCGGGCGGCAGCCGTCCGGCCGAGGGACCTCGGCCGCCGCCGCCCGCCCGGGATCCGCTAGCGGCCGCTTCGGTTCGGGCCCGCGCCAGACGACACCGACTGCAACTGGTCCAGCATGGTTTTCAGCAGGCGGGACTGATGCGCCGTGAGGAAGAAGTGCCCGCCGTCGAAGACATGGAAGTCGAAGGCGGCACTGGTGTGGTTCTGCCAGGCCCGGGCCTCCTCGACGGTGACCTTCGGGTCCTCGTCGCCCGTGAAGGCGGTGATGGGACAGCTCAGCGGCTCGCCGGGCACATAGGTGTAGGTCTCCGCCGCCCGGTAGTCGGAACGCGTGGCCGGCAGGATCATGCGCAGCATCTCCTCGTCGCCGAGGATGTTGCCCGCGGTGCCCTGCAGACGCTGCAGTTCCTTGATGAACTCCGGGTCGGACGCGAGGTGGTTGCGCTCGTCCCGCGGCATGGAGGGGGCTCGCCGTCCGGAGGCGAACAGCCAGGCCGGAACCACACCCCGCTCCTGCTCCAGCATGCGCGCCAGCTCGAAGCCGACCGTCGCGCCCATGCTGTGCCCGAAGATCGCCAGCGGCTTGTCGAGGCACCCGTCGAGGGCGCCGAGGACAGCTCGCGCGAGGGAGGGCAGATTGTCGATGTTCGGCTCCGAACGCCGGTCCTGACGGCCCGGGTACTGCACGGCCAGGACCTCGACGGCCGGCGAGAGGGAGCGGGAGACCGGGAAGTAGAAGCTGGCGGAGCCGCCGGCGTGTGGCAGGCACAGCAGCCTGACGGCGCTGTCCGGTGCCGGATGATACCGGCGGATCCACAAGCCGGTGTCATCCTGCGCAGTTGTCATTCCCGACCCCTTTGTGTGACGTTCGTAATCCGCGCGCGCCGAGGCGTTTGTGCCCGAACACCGCGTTCATGTGTGGGTTTTTGAAGGATCGAAAGCGATTTTGCGGGGGTGTGATCCAGCCAGCAACCCCTACGCCGATCGTATGCCCCTAGAAGCAGATTACGGGTTGACCAAGTGGGTGCCGCCGATGTAACCAGGGTTACCGCCCGGTGCGGCTGTGACGGGAGTGGCGCCCCGCCGGTCCGCTGCCGGTGCCCCGAGTGCCGGCGCCCCCGGTCCGCGGCCACCTCAGAAGGCTCGACGGGCCGCCACCGGGAACTCCCGCAGACCGCGGATGATGAACGAGTCGCCGCGTCGGACCGGACCCGCCCGGCGCAGCTCCGGCATCCGCGTGGCCAGCGTCGCGAACGCGACCTCCGCCTCCAGCTTCGCCAGCGACGCACCCATGCAGTAGTGGATGCCCGCCGAGAACGCCAGCGTGTCGGCGCCGATGGTCCGCGTGATGTCGAACCGGTTCGGGTCGGGGAAGACCTGGGGATCGCGGTTGGCCCCGCCCGCCATGATCGCCAGTTCGGCGTCGACGGGCAGCGTCCAGCCCGCGATCTCGATCCGCTCGTGCGCGATGCGCCGGTACGTCTGCACCGACGGGTCGAAGCGCAGGGTCTCCTCGGCCGCGCCGGCCGCGAGTTCCGGCCGCTCGACGAGGAGCCGCCACTGCTCCGGGTGGGTCAGCAGCGCCAGCACGCCGTTGCCGATGAGATTGACGGTGGTCTCGCTGCCGGCCAGGGGCACGAAGGTGACCATCGGTACCAGCTCGGCCATGCTCATGCTGCCCTCGTCGACCAGCGCCAGCAGCCGCGTGATCATGTCGTCCTGCGGATCGGCCTTGCGCTCCGCGACGACGTCGACGAGCAGCTCCGTGATCTCCCGGATCGCCGCCTGGGTGCTCTGCGTCTGCTCGTAGGTGACCACGCCCTCCAGCAGCGGCGTCATCCGGCGGCTGATGCGGTAGAAGGCACCCCGATGGCGCTCCGGGATGCCGACGAGGTCGGCGATCACCGCGACGGGCAGTTGCTGCGCGAAGGTGGTCATCAGGTCGAACGGCTTGTCCTCGGCGAGGAGACCGTCGATCAGCTCGTCGCAGATCTCCTGGATGCGGGACCGCCAGCCGTCGGCCGTGCGCGGATTGAGCGTCGGCGCCGCGATACGGCGCAGCCTGGTGTGGTCGGGCGGATCGACGCCGAGCATCGAGTTGTCGAAGCTCATGAACTCCGGGAGCTTCTCGCCGTTGGCCTTGCGGACCCCGAACCGCCGGTCCCGCAGGATCGTGTTCGCCAGCTTGTGGTCCGCGGTCACCCAGGAGCCGATGGCGCTCCGGTAGAGACGCCCCCGGGCCCGTATCTCGTCGTAGTGCGGATACGGGTCGTCCGGGATGGCCAGCACCTTGGAGTACGGATCACCCCGCTCGGCCTGCGTGCGGATGAAGTCGTGGAAGATGGCCAGCTGCGCGCGCATCTGTCGTTCGCTCGGCTGCATCGGTGCCAGCTCCTCACTCCGCCTCGCCATGGCGTCCTCGCAGTCGAGAACGTATTGATGATCGCCCCCTACCGGACACCCCTAACCCGGCCGTCCGGCCGCGCGCGGGGCACCAGGTCAGGCCGCCCGGCGGCGGCCTCCGCCGCCGTCCGGCCCTCCCGCGCGCGGCCCGCCGCGGGGAGTGCCTTCCGTCTCCGGCGGGGGTCCGGAGACGGAAGGCCGTGGTGCCGGGGGCCGGTCTCAGCCCCCGAGTTCCTCGTCGATCAGCGCGAAGATGGTGTCGGCCGTGGCGGCCTCCAGATCCCGGTCGTCGCCGCCGGCCGCCCGGCGGTCCCCGCCCTGGAGCCGTTCGAGCATCACCTCCAGCCGCGAACGGACCATCGCCTTCTCGCCGACCGTCAAGTCGGCCTCCCCGCCCGTCATCCCGGCGAGTTCGGCCTCCATGCGCGCCAGTTCCTCCAGCAGGGCCTCGGCCGGTGTCTTCTCCGGCGGCACGAGCTCGTTGCGCAGATACGCGGCCAGCGAGGCGGGCGTCGGGTGATCGAAGACGAGCGTGGCCGGCAGCCGGATTCCGGCCGCGGCGTTGAGCCGGTTGCGGAGTTCGACCGCGGTGAGCGAGTCGAAGCCGAGGTCCTTGAACGGCCGGTCCGGCCCGATCGCGTCCGGCGACGCGTGCCCGAGGATCACCGCCGAGGAGGCGACCACCAGATCCAGCAGCACCGAGTCCCTCTGCGCGGCGGACATCCCGGCGAGCCGCTCCGCGAGCGGCGGCCCGGCCTGCGCCGCCGTACCCACCGCGCGCCGCACCGGGCGGTGCAGCAGCCCGCGCACCAGCGGGGGTATCTCGACATCGGAGGCACGCAGGCCCGCGAGATCGAGATTGACCGGGATCAGGTGCGCCTCGGCCCGTCGCAGTGCCGTGTCGAAGAGGGCGAGGCCCTGCTCGGTGGAGAGCGCGGTACCGGCACTGGTCGCCCGGACCCGGTCGGCCTCGGCGAGCGCGCCGGTCATCGTGCTGGCCTGCTCCCACAGACCCCACGCCAGCGACAGACCGGGCAGCCCCTCCGCCCGGCGCCGGACGGCGAGGGCGTCGAGGTACGCGTTGGCCGCCGAGTAGTTCGCCTGTCCCGGTGCGCCGAACGTCCCGGACACCGAGGAGTAGAGGACGAACATCGACAGGTCCGCGCCGCGGGTGAGTGCGTCGAGGTTCACGGCCGCGGTGGCCTTGGCCCGCAGCACCTTCTCCAGGCGTTCCGGGGTGAGACCGGTGAAGATGCCGTCGTCGAGGACGCCGGCGGCGTGCACGACACCGGTGAGCGGCGCTGTCTCGGGGATGGTGGCCAGCACCGCCGCGAGGGCGTCGCGGTCGGCGGCGTCGCACGCCATCACCCGTGCCTCGGCGCCGAGTTCGGCGAGCTGGGCCGTCAGGTCGGCCGCCCCGGGGGCGTCGGGCCCCTGGCGGGACAGCAGCACCAGGTGGCGGATGCCGTGCTCGGTGACCAGGTGGCGGGCGAGGAGTCCGCCGAGGGTGCCCGTGCCACCGGTGATCAGGACGGTGCCGTCCCGGTCGAGGGGCGTGGGGACGGTGAGCACGTTCTTGCCGATGTGCCTGGCCTGGGCCATGTGCCGCCAGGCGGTGACGGCTTCACGCATGTCCCACACCGTCAGCGGCAGCGGCTCCAGCACACCCCGCTCGAAGAGGGCCACGACCTCGGCGAGGATGGCGCCCATGCGGTCGGGGCCCGCGTCGGACAGGTCGAAGGCGTGGTACGGGACGTCGAGTCCGGTCCGCACATCGGTCTTGCCCATCTCGACGAACCGGCCGCCGGGGGCGAGCAGGCGCAGGGAGGCGTCGAGGAAGTCGCCCGCGAGGGAGTTGAGGACGATGTCGACACCGCGCCCGCC is a window from the Streptomyces zhihengii genome containing:
- a CDS encoding cytochrome P450, with protein sequence MQPSERQMRAQLAIFHDFIRTQAERGDPYSKVLAIPDDPYPHYDEIRARGRLYRSAIGSWVTADHKLANTILRDRRFGVRKANGEKLPEFMSFDNSMLGVDPPDHTRLRRIAAPTLNPRTADGWRSRIQEICDELIDGLLAEDKPFDLMTTFAQQLPVAVIADLVGIPERHRGAFYRISRRMTPLLEGVVTYEQTQSTQAAIREITELLVDVVAERKADPQDDMITRLLALVDEGSMSMAELVPMVTFVPLAGSETTVNLIGNGVLALLTHPEQWRLLVERPELAAGAAEETLRFDPSVQTYRRIAHERIEIAGWTLPVDAELAIMAGGANRDPQVFPDPNRFDITRTIGADTLAFSAGIHYCMGASLAKLEAEVAFATLATRMPELRRAGPVRRGDSFIIRGLREFPVAARRAF
- a CDS encoding EF-hand domain-containing protein translates to MRTEAAERAELVFSLFDANGNGVLDSEDFDLMTGRVLDVAVDSDDGAREALRVSFRRWWTKLTELDANGDGVISVEEFRPFVLDPDRFGTTIAEFADALSVLGDPDGDGLIERPRFVSLMKAIGFAEDNIHALFDAFGPDAEDRVTVAVWADGIRDYYAPDLAGIPGDRLVGARA
- a CDS encoding thioesterase II family protein, whose amino-acid sequence is MTTAQDDTGLWIRRYHPAPDSAVRLLCLPHAGGSASFYFPVSRSLSPAVEVLAVQYPGRQDRRSEPNIDNLPSLARAVLGALDGCLDKPLAIFGHSMGATVGFELARMLEQERGVVPAWLFASGRRAPSMPRDERNHLASDPEFIKELQRLQGTAGNILGDEEMLRMILPATRSDYRAAETYTYVPGEPLSCPITAFTGDEDPKVTVEEARAWQNHTSAAFDFHVFDGGHFFLTAHQSRLLKTMLDQLQSVSSGAGPNRSGR
- a CDS encoding class I SAM-dependent methyltransferase — its product is MSETTATRDPRRPGTDGVEAGVGLTALLVAAARAIETHRHDSLARDAYAEHFVRAAGACADWPVRIEQVPDGDADPLWGRFARYFGLRTRVLDDFLVRSLGAGARQVVLLGAGLDTRAFRLDLPPDCVVFEVDRPGVLDFKQRVLTRLPAAPKARRTTVPVDLRDDWVTALTAAGFDPAAPSVWLAEGLLFYLPGPAETYLVDTVDRLTTPGSALVFEAKLEKDLLAYRDSPIYTATRERVGIDLLGLFDPGPRPDSAGDLRTRGWSTSTHTPFDFTRRLGRGPLPEPNDALEGNRWVFAHKLRP
- a CDS encoding helix-turn-helix transcriptional regulator; the encoded protein is MVRVEWDAELAVLRASLAACVSGAGGSVVIRGPVGVGKTELLRSLVREAAVAGVAHVGATGSQAEQTIPMGAMTQIFAGLDLRDEEAARAQRLLEAGALTSMLQDGGDEARPQVDVPVLHGLTGIILAAAERAPLLIGVDDAHFVDADSLECLRYLVRRIDHAPVLVVLNDNTTVRPARPMIWAELLSQPHRQLIRLNMLSPVGVAAVLRAEAVDLRDNTPASLYEATGGSPLLLMALVEELRAAQARRQAGHPETSLPASGHIFGQAVLNCLMRSDPSLLPVVRAVAALDEAVPVAFLAELLDWTTSATEWAVEAATEAGLIADGRLRHRRSREVVLDLMEPRERVALHARVAGLLDQAGAAPVRVARHWVAARRPTPPGSVRVLLKAAEQALAQDDSGLALDCLRLATREKTDPRARVGIDALLARTKWRLDPVFAEHHVDRLLDAFRSGQLSPEDALKLVAPLEWYGRPAEAEAVLTGVEASAGAGRADGPSVPLYNARMALAYWYPGVVEPVKEPPAASSARSVTAAEPRTLAAGIVHTVYASGYTDDVVADAKALLQSCRLEDYTLYPIMIALETLVFADCLDAAASWCDRLLSEARRRSAPAWLAVLYGLRAMVSQRQGDLAAAERYARTCLRQIPPRGLGILIGIPLSVLITTATRAGENEQALSHLNMAVPDAMFQTTIGLHYRRARGHYYLACGSHEAAMEDFEACGDLMRRWGSDLPGLVPWRTDLAAARLAGGLSAGTLAADQGARLGTQNARTRGITLRVLAASSELRSRPPILREAVDLLQASGDRLELAETLAALSHAQHALGEYSHARVLGRRAQQFAGQVLVALPGQRQGPPEETCQANVSPGEVSPADDPAIVDLSDAERRVASLAAQGCTNREIARKLFVTVSTVEQHLTRVYRKLRINSRSDLPASLLSWVGNSP
- a CDS encoding metallophosphoesterase family protein — its product is MAGSEVRRLLAISDLHVVYAENRALVERLRPENDGDWLIVAGDVGEYAADVEWALDLLRRRFAKVIWTPGNHELWTPRDDEVQLRGEARYRHLVELCRRLGVVTPEDPYPVWDGGGEPVLIAPLFVGYDYSWRPAGTRTRDEALALAEERGVVCTDEFFLHPDPHPRRDDWCRARAALTRRRLDEERDGLPTVLVNHYPLVREPTRILRYPEFALWCGTDLTADWHLRYDARAVVYGHLHIPRTTWHDGVRFEEVSVGYPREWRRRSGPPARLRPVPTGPVAQPS